The Hordeum vulgare subsp. vulgare chromosome 7H, MorexV3_pseudomolecules_assembly, whole genome shotgun sequence DNA window GGCCGCTCTATATCGGCCCTAGATTTAAGCTGGATATGAATGACGCCAAACAACTAGGACGTTTGAGATTGGTTTGAGATGTCGAGTTTAATCGGTTTTTTGATCGAACCGTGACTGGTCCGCCCGTCTGGGCGTTGATACGTGTTGGGGTTGCCCGGCAGTAGATGCTCATATGGGTTATGCGTTTGTCCGTCAATTGAAGGAATCCGATTGTAGATGTTGTAAGGCCAATGCCAACACACAACCCCAATCGGGCATGTGTTTTTGTTTGGATTTCGTCTGTTTGGGGGTGGAAATGGGGTCGTGTCCGCAAGGATTTGGGTTTGCATCGGCCGGGCGCCCAACCGCGGCCGCATCTTGTCCCCGTGCATGCAAACATGAAAACCAATGATGTTGGCCGTGGACGAAGTTCACACTAGTTCACGCCGGTCGGCAACACAACCGACAACCTACAGTCTCATGTCGGCAACAAAGTTAGCGACTGGCACAAGAGCCAACCCTCAAAGTGAACAAGTTTTTGACACCGGCAATAAAGCCAGCGGCCGGCACACGAGCAATCCCTCAAAATGAACGAGTTTTTTTTATGCTGGCAACAAAGCCAGTGGCCGTCACACCAGTCAACTTCAAAATGAATGAACTTCGGCCACGTCTTGAGGCCTCACGTGGTTCAGGACGTCACGGGTGAACATCTCCTTTTGCCAATTTGCGAACCAATCCTTCCTCTCCGACGACATGTTAGTCTTGTCCACGCTCATGAACGCGGGTGCCACCTCTTTAGCTTTGGTGTCCGCCATGGTGGCCTCGGTCTCAAACTTCTTGAGTTGAGCGGCCTCCTCATTTCCTCAATGTGAAGCTTCCTCCTCTTCGTTGCCTCCTCCATGTCAAGCTTTCTCCTCTCTGCAGCCTCCTTCATGTCAAGTTTCTTCGTTTGAAGCTTTAGATATATCTTCACTTGCTCTTCCTTTTCTTTGCTCTCCCTCTCGTTTGAACGAAATGAAGGAAAATTAGGACGGGGGACAAATTAGGACGGGTGTGTCCCCGACAAACGGGTCAGTAGGGGGACAAGGGTGTGCTTCTCACTTGTGTACGTGTTGTCCGTTTGACCCTAAACACGGGCCATCTTTAAGACAAAATGGGTTAAAACTAACTGAAAACAAATATTTATCTGTTTGTACGAGAGGGTCGCGGTTTGTGTCCATTTACCCAAACACACGCTGTCCAACAATTTGAATCGTGAGGTGGAGTTGCCGTGAATACTCTGCCCTTTCCCTCGGCGGAATGTCTGGGCCCGGCGCATGGACGCCAACtttgtagtactagtagtactccAATAATGGGGCTGTGGCCATCGCGTCTCGGGAGGAGATCGAGATGAGGGATCCGGAAGCGCCCTCGCTGGTGAGGCTGCCGGAGCATGTCGTGCTGGAGATCCTGGCGCGCGTGCCCGGCGTCGCCGACCTCTTCCGCTGCGCGGCCGCGCGCAAGCGCTGGCGCGACCTCGTCACCGAGCCGTCCTTCCTGCGCCGCCGCTGGCCGGAGGGCGCGTGCCACTGCTCCTCCCTCGTCGGCTTCCTCGGCCGGGAGCGTCGCCAGGGCGGGGAAGGGCCGCCGGGCTCCAGCTTCGTCCGCGCGCCGTGGTCGGTCCTCGGCCCCGGTCGTCCCCTGCTTGGCTCCTTCGTCCCGGGCGCCGCTGGCCTCTTGGACGACCGCGTCGTGCCGCTCGCCTCGCACCGCGGCGCGCTCCTCGTGCGCTTCGGCgccgaggcggaggcggaggcagaGGCGGAATCGGGGCCCGCCGTCGACCGCCTGGCCGTCTGCAACCTACTCTCGGGCGCGTGCCACGTGCTCCCCCCGCTGCGCTGCGACTGGTTCTTCGACTACTTCGGCACAAGCGCCCACGCCGTCCTCACCGGCGcggactgctgccccgacgacggCCAGCGGCAAGCGCTAGACCCGGCCTCCTTCAAGGTGCTGGTCGTCGGCGTCAGCGACGACCGGCGGCGCTACGTTCTCCGCACGTTCTCCTCCGGCGAGCCGGGCTGGAGCGCGCCCAGCGAGTGCTTCGATCCGGTAGAGCGCGGCATCTTCGGGCCGTTCAAGCGGCGCAGCGCCGTCGTGAGCCACGGGACGGCGCACTGGGTCCTGTGGGACCTGGTGAAGTTCCACGTCCTCGACGTGAACGCCGCGAATCGCCACGCCTCCTTGCAGGAGCTACAGACCCCGCCGCCGGCGGGCGACCTCGCCCTGTACGAGTCGCCGCATCTGAGCGTGGCACCGAACAAGGCGGCGACGCTGTCGTCGCTTTGCCTGTCGAGCCAGGACCCCCAGGTGGAGATCTGGACGCGGCAGGACGGCGGCAAAGGGAGCGACGAGGATTGCGGCGGAGACTGGCGCCGGGATAGGGTGGTCGAGATGACGCCCGAGcagaatcagatcgtcgacaggcCAAGGTGCATGTGCACCGGAGACAGGAGCGGCACGCTGTTGATCACTGACCGGTGCCGGTGCATGTACATCTTGCATCTGGAAAGTGGCGCCATGGAGGAGGTGACGGACCACCTCCGTGGCCTCCGCGACTACAAGACCGCCATGGCCGTCGAGATAGATTGGCCGGCCTTCTTCGTCTGTCGGCTTCTTGGTGGAAAGGCACATGTTTAATTTGAAGAGAGAATTGCTCTCTCATGGGCGTATCTGCCAGGAGCCGACCTGGCTGTGTTAATTCGTGTTAATTATGTTCGAGATCGCAACCAGCTTTCTGCAACCGCCAAAAGCTACTGTGCTCTGTATATGTTGAATTGGTGATCCCTCGCAAGAAAAATTAGCAAGAGTACCCCACGCAATTGCATGCATATGCATACGAATAAGTGAAAATTGATGTCAACTGGTTACGATTGATGTCAACCTTAAACTGCAAATTCTGTTTACGATTTATGGTCGGGAGAGCTTACTAAATCTCGTAGATGTGTACATgtaaaaaaaaaaaatcatgtgCGAATCAACCTATGGTTGAATTGTTAGAGGCATTGTGGTATTCTAACGCACCAGGATTCAAGTCTTGTTGTTGGCATTTGTTTTAGGATTTTTGGAAATGCACATTTAATAGAAGACCTTTTGGTCGACAACGAATCAACTTAATCTAAGTTGACGTCATAAAATTCAAGATAATATACCGGCTCACTCTCACATTTCTTTGCTGTCCAAGAACATCTACAACCGGATCCTTCATGTTTGTTCCACGTGACCGTACAAGATGCCTCGGTCAATGTCCGGACACAGAAATGCCACCCAACCAGCCTTCCCGTAGCCGTCCCAAATGCCCGAAATGATGCGCACTCCCCATATCCGAACTAAATCTCGAAAGAATATGAAAAGGCTCGGACGCGTCAGGCACGCCCACTACGTCGGATTGACCGATAGGGCCCACGCGGCGATACAGAGATACCGATGGTTCGAGGGGCGCCTATTCCGCTTCGTgctatgtgtacctcaagctcaaaatgccgggTCTTAAAGATACCATCACAATCAATGGGGACAGAAAGATAGCACGGGACGAGGCCTATGTCGAGGCCATCCTCGAGTTCATTGAGGACGAGGCCTATGTCGAGGCCAACCGATAGTTTATCCGGCAAGAACATGGACCGACGAAGGCGTTGCTCATCGAACTGAACGAGCAGGCGGAGGACTTGCCGGAGGTTCCGCACTTGCCCCGTCTACCCGGTGCCGGAAATGGATAGCGTCGAGATCTCCGACGATGTGTAGTTTTACCTATGTACATAGTACGTAGGTTTTTCTTCCCATGTATATTGTGAATTTGGGTATGAAGTTTGAGTTTTACGGTTGTGAAGGACAATTTTGGTGTGATGTCCGGTCATTGCCGGTCATAGGTGTCGAGGGAACGACCATGACAATAGTACTAGGGGTACAAATGAGAGGGTGGTGCTTAGCTACGCCGCAAGTGTAGCACTCGGATTCTACGAATTCGGGTCCCTTTTGGAGGAGGTAAAGACCCTACATCTCGTGCCTGGAGGCTAGTGTTTTCTTTAGGGGCCATGAATACAACAGGGTGATGAACTCTTGTGCCAGAGCCccggggcggcttatatagagttctCGACCCGCGGTGTCCCATTACAAGGGCATTTAAAGTAGCTCTAACTACAACGTTACACATAACGCTCGTCTTCACTGCGCTTTATGTAAGATGTTAAGTCCCTCAGCCGTTGCAGCTCCCACGTCGTCCATGTCACCTCTCTGTCCGAGTGCTGGTGTCTGGCCGATTGACGAGGTGGCCTCCAAATGACTTGTTGGATCTGAGTGGATCCATGATATGCATCGGTAGTCCTCGGACTTTAATGACCGTGTGGGGCCCCAGGTGGGCCCTCGATAACTGGTCCATGACCCTACCTCCGGTAGGTAACCCCAGGAGTAGCCCTTGAATCGGATGAGCTTTAATTGGTTGACTGAAAGACACATTGTGGTGTTTCCGACGTCTCGGAGGTATCCAAAAAGTAGCTTTGGGATTTTCCCACTCGGTTCCAACATAAAGTTGCAACAGATTAAGGATTGAAGATTCCCGAATGAACGACATAAATTGGAAGCTATGCATCATTCGGTAACATTCGGTCATCTCTTGGGAGAGACATCCTAATGACTCGAGTAGATGCGAGGCAAGTGCTTAGAGTGATTGGACAAGAGCTAGGACTAATACTTCTCGTGTTCTAGAGGAACTCTCTCTCGTGCATACCCGAGTGAACCGAGTCCTTCACGGGGACGACGTGTTGGTCAGATCGAATCATGTTGTTTTTGGCAAATGGATGCGGAATCCATTCGGATCGAAGCGTTGTGGAGTTTCCGCAAATTTTGACTCGTGGGCGACATGCGCGCATGGAGAAGCGGCGACATCGCGGTTAGTGGAGAAAGTGGCGTGGCGCCTCGATCACCATGCCGGAATTTCTGCCGCATGTCTTAGAGGCTTTGTTCGTGGGATCTTGCGGATCTCCCTATGATTATTGATTCACGGTCGTGGATTTGCCTGTCCAGGGTATAAGTGTAGTGCATAGAGAGGGAAAGGGTCCCAAATCTGCTTATTCTTCCCTCACTCCCTCCGCCACCCCGCCCAAGCGACCCGCTGCTCTGCCCTTCGCCACCCCTCACCTTAGCCAAGCCCCATCGTGCAAGATGACGAGGAGCTCGACTGTGAAGGCCGAGCGAGCGGAGAAGGGCTCGCGCAGATCCTCCTCGAGTGCCGGAGCGCCGTTggggtggatccagggcgacTCGATGGCTTCTTGTGTCACCAGGAATCACCTGCTGGAGCTGGAGAGCCAAGGGCTCGCGGCCGCCGAAAGCTGGCGGTTACCGGAGGATGGTGAGCTCGAGCCCTCTCCACGGGGGGACGAGCGGGTCCTCTTAGTGACCCATGTCGAGCGAGGTTTTTCCCTGCCCCCGCACCCTTTTTCCGCGCATTTCTCAATTTCAATGGGGCGCAACTCCATCACCTTCCTCCCAATGCCATTTCCTACTTGTTTGCCTTTGTTTCTCTTCGCAAAAATTtcctcggttgtcctccccaccgGTTTGTTCAAACACCTGTTCACGTGCCgagtgatgattgtgaagaagtctTCTtggacaaggagaagaaaaatatagTCTAGTTATGTGGGGGTTTAGGTATCCACCTTAGGGGCAGGGCAACTTTCCGCAAATGTCATTGCCTAACTAGGTGACGGGTTGGCAAGACTCCTAGTTTTGCTGCTAGTATGTCCTAGTCGGTGATGGTCAGTCGGGTCTCCCGTCGTACTCGGCACATCGATTTCAGTTGTCGTCTTCTCTGAGCATGTCCAAGCAGGAGAGGACGGAGGTGGACATCCTGGTGATCGCATTGGTTGCGTTGGTGCGGACGGGAGTCAACAGGATGGATCTGCTGGAGGTCTTCTTCGAGCAGAAGATTCAACCCATACAGGTCAGGGCCCATCCTATGTGGATGTATGAGGGGCCGAATAACTCAATGATGTCCCACACGCatatgggatcgcatcagtttttgagggtagagtattcaacccaaatttgttggttcgcacaacgggaagcgaaaaaatattctcaagtattagcagctgaatgtgtcagattcaaccacacctgaaagattagtgtctccaagcagagtatcagtagcaaagtagtatgatagcaacggtaccagaaacgatctgttgacaaggcagactattcctaactgttgtatcaatggcaccagcacattgacgggggattattcttgagaagaatgcttccccggctacgactCCAGAAAagtattgcaacaagtaacaatggagtagcaaggaacattagtagcaacagcagcaaagtaacagcagtagcgacagtagcagcaaagtggcccaatcccttttgtagcaagggacaagcctagacaaagtaacgtagcgagaaccagtagtaaaatactcgtaggcagtggatcggtgatggatgagtatgatggatgtgattcatcatgtaacagctataacacggagagatatgtaactagctcccgttcgtcaatctaatgtaggcatgtattccgtatgtagtcatacgtgcttagggaaaagaacttgcatgacatctatcgtccatccctcccgtggcagcggggtcgtaatggaaactacgggatattaaggttctccttttaataaagaaccgtaccaacgcattaacacgcggtgaatacatgaactcctcatactatggtcatctccgggagtggttccggctattgtccctccggggttgccgggtcataacacatagtaggtgactacaacttgcaagataggatctaaaacacacatatattggcgacaacataataggttcatatctgaaatcatggcactcgggccctagtgacaagcattaagcatagccaagtagtagcaacatcaatctagaacatagtggatactagggatcaatccccgtcaagaactaactcgattacatgatagatctcatccaactcatcaccgtcgagcaagcctatgatgagattactcacgagcgatgaagagcatcatggaattgttgatggagaaaggttgatgatgacgatggcgacgatttcccatctccggagcccgaaacggactccagatctgccctccagatgaagaacaggatgtggcggcgcctccgtatcgcaaaacgcgatgaaaccttctctctgattttttttcccgggagagacggaagatatagagctgagtttgggggcggtggtgccacgtgggccccacaagcctgcacggcgcgacgtagggggtggccgcggcctgtgggcttgtggcccactggcacgccccctccggtggatctttgcgtaggtatttttcttttattccagaaaaaatctccgtaaattttcaggacattccgagaacttttatttctgcacaaaaacaacaccatggcaattctgctgaaaacaacgttagtccaggttagttccattcaaatcatgctaattagagtccaaaacaaggccaaaagagttcggaaaagtagatacgatggagacgtatcaactcccccaagcttaaagccttgcttgtcctcaagcaactcagttgacaaactgagagagacaaaagaaaaactttgacgaactctgtttgatcttggtgttgcaactatgtctaactcataaccagaatttcaccaAGATCACAAGTAGACCacgaaagcaaatgacatctaggtctcacggtcaattcatatcaatggcataatcaactagcaagcaaatgacaataagcctcaaacgtcaacacttcaatcagaacaagatgaagcagtacgaatagatggtatttcgctagctctttctgagaccgcaaaacataaatgcagagcaccttcaaagaccaagggctgactaaacattgtaattcaaggcaatgaagatccagtcatagtcatactcaacacagttaaaagcaaagcataaaaatgacagaggtgctctctaattggtgcttttgtaagaggaggatgactcaacaggaacataaatagacagacccttcgcagagggaagcattgatttgcagaggtgccagagctcaagctttgaaaacagagataatatttttgggtggcatgctctcattttcaacgcaatgactaagagttctcaacatcttccacgctacacatgctataggcggttcccaaacagaaaagtaaagttttgactcccccaccaccaatcaaccacactccacggctagccgaatcatcgggtaccgtccataccaacatcaatcctgggggagttttgtttgcaattatcttttcgatttgagcatggaactgggaattctaattaccgtcccctttctcgtgaatgatagtgaataaacacatatcgaggataacacgcctagcatggaagataccaatagccccctgtcaccacatgagcggttcgggcatgcaaaacatattatttcttgaaggtttagagagtggcacatgcaaatttacttggaacgacaggtagataccgcacataggtaggtatagttgactcatatggcacaatttgggtttatggaggtggatgcacacgcAGTATTCCCgcatagtacaagtgaaggctagcaaaagactgggaagcgaccaactagagagcgacaacagtcatcaaaatgcattgatattaactaacattgagtgcaagcatgagtaggacataaatcaccatgaacatgaacatcatagaggctatgttgattttgtttcaactacatgcgtgaacatgcgccaagtcaagccacttgaatcattcaaagaaggataccatcctatcatactacatcatagtcatctcaacattcatgtgggcatccaagacaaaccattataagctcctagctaagtaagcatggcataagcaactatgatctctaagttgtcattgcaaacatgtttgtctcacaacaaagctgaactaggaacaatgagccagtcatatttacaaaaaacaaaatagatcgagttcatacgagcttttccaggctcagtcacttcatcatatatcatcattattgcctttcacttgcaccacaaaacgatgtgaacaataataagcgtgcttgtgcattggactaaagctggaatctgcaggcaaacacaacggataagacaaagtaatatggctctttgaaagctaaacaggtatgcatttaagatccactaaacattgtaaccaatatcttctaccttgacccaaagaaaaagaaaactactaacacgggaaagctcccaacaagcaaaagaagaaaagaaaatctttttggtttttctcaaactagacagacacacgaaaagaaaatgaggaaaagaaaataaactaacatggatgatacagtggcaaagtgtgaacaccgacgaacaaagtgaaagcataagcaagaatgtaaagtcagtgagaacacgtactcccccaagcttaggcttttggcctaagttggtctactcccaaggagggaaataaccagctccggggtacttttctaccagacgctaaaacagaaaacagggaaaactaaactaaacttatcatctttcttctaagcaacctaaggtgaaaacttggaacagaggtttgtgactccttgattcatccatctcatggtcatcgaaagaaatccgtcaatggggttgatcaagtcccctcgacaaaacttctcgaatcgcaaaagagagaacggagaattttcgaatagtcactaggtcacctcaatggggatgtgtatctccccaacaagcaaatcatacttcatcttgacacgaggaatagggcattcaaagctcccaataagaatcgatgaagttttttcgatagcattgatgcaatgtactcgatattgtttcttcgtaaagtgcaccgtatgctcattaccgttgacatggaaagtgacattgcctttgttgtaatctataacagcccctgtggtgtttaaaaagggtcttccgaggatgaccgccatggcatcgtcctcgggaatatccaagataacaaagtctgttaagatagtgacattagcaaccacaacaggcacatcctcgcaaatgccaatagggaaaggagttgatttgtccgccatttgcagagagatttcagtgggtgtcaacttatccagttcaagcctatggtaaagagagagaggcataacactaacacctgctccagggtcgcataaagcagttctaacgtagttgcctttaatggagcaaggtatagtaggcacaccgagatcacctagtttcttaggagttccacccttgaaagtgtaattggaaagcatggcggagatctcaagatcaggtatccttctcttattagtcacaatatctttcatttacttagcatacggagacatcttgagcatatctgtcaaacgcatttgcaaaaagacaggtctgatcatctcaacaaatcgctcaaaatcttcatcatccttttccttggatggtttgggaggaaagggcatgggtttctggacccatggttccctttctttaccatgcttcctagcaaggaagtcattcttattgtt harbors:
- the LOC123409956 gene encoding uncharacterized protein LOC123409956, whose translation is MRDPEAPSLVRLPEHVVLEILARVPGVADLFRCAAARKRWRDLVTEPSFLRRRWPEGACHCSSLVGFLGRERRQGGEGPPGSSFVRAPWSVLGPGRPLLGSFVPGAAGLLDDRVVPLASHRGALLVRFGAEAEAEAEAESGPAVDRLAVCNLLSGACHVLPPLRCDWFFDYFGTSAHAVLTGADCCPDDGQRQALDPASFKVLVVGVSDDRRRYVLRTFSSGEPGWSAPSECFDPVERGIFGPFKRRSAVVSHGTAHWVLWDLVKFHVLDVNAANRHASLQELQTPPPAGDLALYESPHLSVAPNKAATLSSLCLSSQDPQVEIWTRQDGGKGSDEDCGGDWRRDRVVEMTPEQNQIVDRPRCMCTGDRSGTLLITDRCRCMYILHLESGAMEEVTDHLRGLRDYKTAMAVEIDWPAFFVCRLLGGKAHV